From the genome of Clavelina lepadiformis chromosome 2, kaClaLepa1.1, whole genome shotgun sequence:
CACCAAGTGTCGACCCCATCGCCACCTCGACGAGCGGCTTGATAGGCGAGATGAGCGCTTTTGAGGGCGACGGACGTCCCGCGCTCATCCGACAACTTCAATTCATCTTGGATTTGAGCGACGGCTTCATCGGTCGATCCGTCGCAGTCAAAGATGTGCGCTATAAGCTGACATAGAAACAACATATCACAACGTCAGCATTTAAAATGTGTGCGACGTCCAGACGCAAATAAAACCACGTCCATCGCCGACTGAAACATATCGCAGGTACCAACACGTCAATATACAAATTACGAGCATAAAGAGTAGGGTTGCGGAAATGTTCAGTGAGAATCTACTGAAGCAGAAATACTGACACCAAGCGACTGTCCCCATCTCACCTGCTTCGTTAGTTTTGTCGCCGACTTGGAACGCGCGATGTTGCCAACTTCACatttcgtgacgtcatcaataGCACCGGTCGCCTGGAATTGCTTGTCGCATTCGCTCAGCAAACCGATGACGTCACTTTCTTCGAAATCCACCGAGATCTACGAGTAAAATTAGCATGACGTCAGCAAATGACGTGTGTCCATGGCTCAAGATTTAGTTTGTTCGTATTTTGCTCGAAATTAGTTGATTTGAAAGATAATTATCGCTTTTATGAATTTCATGTTCTACAAAGCCAACTTGCATTTGCCTCAAAATAATCAGAACTGAGGTCACAGAGACTACGGAGATGAAACCTTCGATCCACCAACCCGTTAATATGTGCGTGTGATAAAATTAGTGCGTTAGTCAATTATCATGTGTCTAATATTGGGTATATATCAAATCACTTGAACGAGATCACACAAATTATGTTGAACCTTTTTGGCAAGATCCTCAACAACTTCGTGCTTGTGCTCAACCAAGCATGACAACATGTTCAGCTTGACCGCCCATGCGTGAAGTTTTCCATCAGAATTTTGAGCCAGCAGATTCGCAAGGGACTGTGTGGTTGGGAGCAAAACTGCCCTGTCTGTTGTGAAACTGCAGAAAAGTAAAAACGaatgaaaacatttcacaaaatttcaaagtttttaaaatacatGAAACCAACCAACCCACTATTCTGGAACTACAAGGTAACGCAGacttgaaaatgtttgtgcagaattaaaacacaaaaaaagatAAACGCTTATCTAAAAAGATTCAAAACACCACCAGCTGTGGAATATCAGGCATGAACAATTTATTGACAATGTTGGTGATCGGTACCTTGACAAGACAGAGTGCGCATGGCAACTTGCACCTAGCAGAGCAAGTGCCTTCGTGGAATAAGGATGGGAATGAAGGAACCTCTGGCAGGTCTTGAAGGGATCAGCTGACCTAACCAAGCCACAACAAACTAGTCAGTGTCAAGCAAAAGATTCAATTTCAAGGCAAAAAACAACGAACACAGCAATAATAGACTATGAAGCCCTACTAAGACTCTCTCTTTACAAATTATATTGACAACATCAACTTTGATGATTTCAggttgaaaattaatttgcaaACTCTAGGTGCTATTATGCTTtagattgtgatgtcataatttaTTCTCTAGTTTGAAAATTCAATCTGTCAGGTTGGTTGCCAATCTGTCGTCTAAAACTACGCTCGTAACTATTAATAACGTCTCATGAATAATAACCATTATTAACTAACCTGCTTCGATGATCGCCATTAGCAAGCGCGGTTGTAGAGTGAGTCAGTGACATTCGTTGATGATCTTTGCGGCACTTCTTCCCGTCCTGGCTGCTGATGACGTCGTCTTGGTTGAAGTTCTTCTTGCTCTGGTGGGCTGAGGTGCAAGCCATCGACGAGTTGTTCGAACAGAGGAGTTGTGAAAGAATATCCCTGAATCTCCATTCATTTGGATATCTTTCAAAGTATTTAGTTATTCATTGAATAACCTGACAATAAAGTTTACCCTACAGTGTCATTCAATAtctagtttgtttttattttactatggATTGATAATACTGGGCCCtaggttaacacggttcagccaCCATGAAGTTTGACAACTGACAGATTCTTATACATTGGCATTTCCTCtgaatgaaaaattttgtttcaatttatcCTGAAACCGCTCAAGACATCACATTGTTCACAAATAGATGTTTAAATTATGTAAATATTCGTGTCAATATCTTGTTAGCTTAATATCATGTCAccattttcatgttttaatatAATTGTTCTGCAACCATTTCTCGATTATATCAACACGACAAGAAGGAAGTTCACTGACCTGTGAATATATTTCTGAATTGAAACACGAGCTTTGCTGGGATTCTGCAGCATCATGCCAGCAGCAATGAACAAACAATTAtcaattgtgacatcactttGCTTTTTATTGTTCACATCATAAGCGATGAGATCTTGAAGAGTGGATTCCACCAGAGCGTTGTCGTTCTGGAGAATTCCTGGAAAGAAATAATTGCTCttaacatagaaatcttataaTCACTTAGTGGCAATCCCGGAGAGCTAACTTAAACTAATTAGTATGACGCTGATGACATAGCAATCTCTTGTGTGTGGTAAAGGTCACGTAAGGGTAGTGTAGTTGGGACAAGATAGATGCACTAGCGTAAAGTTGTTGCAGAAACAAGAGAAGAAATTGCGCGAACGTTATTCTTAGTCAACAGCTCCATAGAGGGAAACTGACGTattgcaactatttgcgtGGGAAAATAATTAGAGTTCAAAGGTTGCAAAATTTTACCGAATGCGCAAAGACATTGAACCACTTTGATCTTGTGGTTCCCACAAGACTCCAACAACTCTCTCGCTTCCTTCTTCTTCTTCTGCCTCCACAGCAAAATCGCCATGGCAACCATGACTTCGATTCTGTCATCATCATTCGGAGCGATCAGTTTCGCCTGTTGGGTAATTATGACAAATATTGAGGTGAAAGGTGACAGAGTTTGTAATTTCAAGGATTTCCAAAAAAGTTATACGGTGGGTCTTATACTGTCGTGTCTAAACCTACTCAACAACTCGGACGTATGTTTCGATATCTTTCAATTGTAAGAATATTGAAAGACCATCCTAGAAATTTCCTACAGATATCAAACCATCGCTGTGTGGTTGCGATATCCGAGGTAAAAAGATATTCACCTGTTCGAGAGCTGTGAAAGCTTCGTTTAGTTTTCCACCACGAAAAAGTGATATAGCCAGGCCATAGACATcacaaaacttgttcaatggAGAGATTGACCGATAAGCTTCAATAGATTCTGAAAATTTGCCGGTTTTTCTAAACAACAACATCACATTGCTTTGAGAGACTTATCACCAATAGAGCTGTTGTTATGAATACCAtgaatgaaaaacattttcgttTCCAGCTCcatatgatgtctatgttttgACATACCTTAAGAGTCTTGCGTAATCTGATTTCGCCTGGacaatcattttctttaaGTTAAGTTTATCATTTTCATCCACAGAACTCTCACATCGCAATTGATACGCATCCAAGGCATGTTTGTATGCTTTCTCTGAACTTTGCAACAAACTGGATTGTTCCAGAACAAACCCGTAGAGCGAGAACGCCCAGGCACTAAAAAGCAATAATTCAACCTTAACAATGAACTCGCAACACTTTAGTTTAAGTCGAACAACACCACCAGCAGACCCATGTAATGACATAAAGAGAATAACACCCTCGGAATAAACTGTAACTTACTGGTGTGGGTGTCGGCTGCAGTACTTGGACATTTGAGTGACCGCCGCCGCAACTGCATTCACCTCttgaatattttctttcaatttgcTCGCAGACATGTTCTCGGAATCCGATATCGTGTTGCAAATCCACATCGCATAACCTGCATGGAATTTCAAACCAATTCAAATGATAAACAGAACATGAGTAAACACTTAAATTGTGTGAAAACTTCTAACAAGCCAAGACTAATGTCAAGCATGCTGCATCTAGAGAGGCAGGTACCATACCTATGCTAGCCTGGCTGTGGAGGCCAAGTTCGGTGGAATGACGAAATAAATCCATCGCTTCTTCGCTTCCGATGCTCTCGGCAATTAAAGCCTGGAAATGAATAAAATCTCTTGCATCGAAATATTGACAATGGGGGCAAAAtcaacaaactttaaaatcaCCTGTCCGACCCAGCTGTTTACGTACGATGGGTCTAAACTCTGCGCAGTCTTAAATGCTTTGTGTGCCAATTCGATCTGTGATTGGTCGAGATAAAGGTTGCCAAGGTTACTCCACGCTTCCACGTTGTTCGGTTCCAGATTTATCGATTTCAAGTAGGAATGCTGAGCTAGTTCATAGTTCTAAAAATAACATGGTATGAAATAATATGCAACTgacaaactttgaaaatgtcttcTTGAAGAACCTGAATATTTTCTGATGCAGAAACCACGCCAAGACTATTCCAGAATTTGTGATTGTCGTTCTCAATTGTGATTGCTTTCTGAAGAACCTGAAGCACAAATGAACAGAGTTGACAAACGTCATGGTCGATGGTTGTTCAACACATCACCAGACATCACAAAAGACAAGGCGCAAAACTTTTCCACCCAACTCACCAAAAGAGACTTATTAGCCAGTGCAAGCTGCTTTGATTTGTATTCTTCTTCATTGGATTGCCAGAAGCAATTCAGCGCCAAATCATGCCACAAGGAGGCGTCATTGTGCAGGTGAAGGGCTTGAGCATAAAATTTCTCCCCGGCTTCTAAAGCCTGAAAAGTAAATTGCTTGAATCAATATTTCTTCACAAATTATACAACTGTAAGCGCATCGTGATATTTCGAAATCAATTTGCAGGTTTCTTAGCGTCAATGCCATGCTCAAGGGCATAACAAAGGTAGCACCACTGGGTATCCAGCACTGAAAATGGGCCACATTAATGCGAGGTCAGTGCTTGAGCCACTCAGCTACAGAATACAACAGTTTTTAGATAACAGCATAAAAGAGGTCACGACTTAGGGGAATACCCTTAGCAGACCCAGCCTATGcagaaaatcattttttactGAGATCTCAATATACCATACCATGTTCCCAGCAATGTGTTGCTGCATTGTCAGAGCATAACGCAAAGCCTTAAATCATAAATGGGATTTGAGCCTTGAActtaattttcaattaaatcataaaaatgtgAACATCCTATGAGCCGCATGTGAGCTAACAAAGGCCACCAGCAACCCGAGCTGCAAAGTAGCCGAAGAGGATAAATTGGTAATTGGCcattaaaaatcttttgatGTGAGAATTGAAAACGTACCTGCATCTTCGACAGTACGACAACATCATCATCCATGTGATCTTTATTCTGTAAAGATGACAACATCTTCGGCATCAAGATCTTTACACAGGATGAGTGGAGAGGACGGGTGATGGAGCAGGAATCCCCCAACAATTTCCACACACAGCACATCTGACCTCTGTTCATTGGAGAAAGTTCAATGAAGTATTTAGCTAGAAGCATATTCATGTGTCCAGTGGCCATTTATCGCCATCGTTATTTTTATACACATTTTAAGATGATCAAGCTGAGAATTCTTAAGATAATTACGTCAGATGATTTCTAGAAAATACCCACACGGTGTCACTTAAACAAATAGAAATTTACATGGAGAGCGAACCTGGTCTGTAGAGCCGACGCAAGATTTTGTATCGCCTCATTGATATGGTCGACACACGTAAGGTCACGACCCTCGGTGAGCATGAACTTGGCCATGGAAAGATGACTTTCTCCTAATCCTGGTCGGCAAAAGAGCATAAAAGTGGTTTAGGCTGGTAAAACAAGaacttgttaaaaacttttgattaTTTCCTTATGCAGCAGAGTCAGGAACTTTTGTGAGTTTAAGCTGCAATAAGCAGAGTAACATTATCAAATCATAATAAccgcaaaataaaattcaacctTTCAATGCAGGGACATAATTTGGTGAG
Proteins encoded in this window:
- the LOC143445598 gene encoding superkiller complex protein 3-like, with protein sequence MSKQVKAALRAAKQSIQNKEYKDALKHCEEIFKHDEKNYNGLVFYGLCLAELCRKEDSRSAYHDAIAAQPDQILAYQGLVNLYTKHWVAKLTEENTNDLISTYQALIRLTNEKEEKKLFDFYVKLSGAYSSIGKIDDSMKALSNAFLKAGSDGVSRDVIYSEVVECVKIAKPPYSDVQAHLNLVFDAVSHICVQATSSIHSKEDALLHLIICLQNDQRLLREKLGYIIPTSLSFCESQEKSDLGFLILTEIFVQDAKLFDETSLKKYHTLQENYDGTHQNLIKGHQSYHNGDYDTCVELFENCLHDSGEFIPARLLLCEAYTRMHKHSTAETKARRSLHICKTLQTSAVSRNSSWLVRLASISDLKLDLTLCLADALAESGDESSVKLAVATYEKLSKVRPESMEIFLGLAKSSMKLDDLTSACSYLDQVDKVDPDNISSKCWRAYIDFMLGEKNKSISSLEELVDADPSSFLAHFLLGKLMWESDPIYRRDKKKCFSFFLKAAKLDVYHGETFLYLGHFYRDVANDRARAVKCYEKAHSLDGQSEAIGAALADQFIVGGDYEAAIKLYENITNVAAAGTCKWAWLRLGLCRLKTSDSSSAIKCFQAALRADVNDYICWECLGEGYLSRGSFSAAWKAFSRAHELEPSSVYSIYQMAAIKQILCQYPEAISEYTDVLKISPNYVPALKGLGESHLSMAKFMLTEGRDLTCVDHINEAIQNLASALQTRGQMCCVWKLLGDSCSITRPLHSSCVKILMPKMLSSLQNKDHMDDDVVVLSKMQALEAGEKFYAQALHLHNDASLWHDLALNCFWQSNEEEYKSKQLALANKSLLVLQKAITIENDNHKFWNSLGVVSASENIQNYELAQHSYLKSINLEPNNVEAWSNLGNLYLDQSQIELAHKAFKTAQSLDPSYVNSWVGQALIAESIGSEEAMDLFRHSTELGLHSQASIGYAMWICNTISDSENMSASKLKENIQEVNAVAAAVTQMSKYCSRHPHHAWAFSLYGFVLEQSSLLQSSEKAYKHALDAYQLRCESSVDENDKLNLKKMIVQAKSDYARLLRKTGKFSESIEAYRSISPLNKFCDVYGLAISLFRGGKLNEAFTALEQAKLIAPNDDDRIEVMVAMAILLWRQKKKKEARELLESCGNHKIKVVQCLCAFGILQNDNALVESTLQDLIAYDVNNKKQSDVTIDNCLFIAAGMMLQNPSKARVSIQKYIHRYPNEWRFRDILSQLLCSNNSSMACTSAHQSKKNFNQDDVISSQDGKKCRKDHQRMSLTHSTTALANGDHRSRSADPFKTCQRFLHSHPYSTKALALLGASCHAHSVLSSFTTDRAVLLPTTQSLANLLAQNSDGKLHAWAVKLNMLSCLVEHKHEVVEDLAKKISVDFEESDVIGLLSECDKQFQATGAIDDVTKCEVGNIARSKSATKLTKQLIAHIFDCDGSTDEAVAQIQDELKLSDERGTSVALKSAHLAYQAARRGGDGVDTWCAKAREYINEAIRVSGDLPLVQLMDGLCHRLAASSRKTKSALNKVLNNPTSGNSLCTCKNIAAWYLYMLHHDKNDHQQMTKLLEKWSTLNDSDYYISKIKNLLPLENMT